A genomic region of uncultured Paludibaculum sp. contains the following coding sequences:
- a CDS encoding PEP-CTERM sorting domain-containing protein, which yields MRRLLFSPLLLLLVSVPASAVPVYYQYNLGTLGLANANAGDAPADPNVWTGIWGGDLFTKGDVTVDFNSASKTSDATLQADGRLNSVPFSIASTGDQSWSGRREVIDGGLASDASVSLEVNTNVSNAEVVFLMMNTTWGRTSPSVEVVLQFENGPDVTYTLSGGSNLRDSNDALVNAGSVFWPNSINTNMISNSTGGMTATVNDETHDMTYNGRPFRDYRDVVALFIDPAYTYDRLTNIIIRDIGQNSGPGYDPDASRAWVWAVTVESGAVPEPSSFALFGAGLVVLAYVRRRRQ from the coding sequence ATGAGACGGTTATTGTTCAGCCCACTATTGCTGCTACTGGTGAGCGTGCCGGCGTCCGCCGTCCCGGTCTACTACCAGTACAACCTTGGCACGCTGGGGTTGGCCAACGCGAACGCGGGCGACGCGCCGGCCGACCCAAATGTCTGGACTGGGATCTGGGGGGGCGATCTCTTCACGAAGGGCGACGTCACTGTCGATTTCAATTCGGCTTCAAAGACCAGTGACGCCACGTTGCAGGCCGATGGGCGGTTGAACTCCGTTCCGTTCAGCATTGCGTCGACCGGCGACCAGTCGTGGAGTGGACGCCGAGAGGTGATCGACGGAGGGCTTGCCTCTGACGCGAGTGTATCGCTTGAGGTGAATACCAACGTCTCCAATGCGGAAGTCGTTTTCCTGATGATGAATACGACTTGGGGCCGGACCTCACCTTCCGTGGAAGTCGTACTGCAGTTCGAAAACGGTCCGGACGTGACTTACACGTTGAGTGGCGGTTCCAATCTCCGCGATAGCAACGACGCCCTGGTGAATGCGGGCTCGGTTTTCTGGCCCAATTCCATCAACACGAACATGATTTCGAACTCCACCGGCGGAATGACCGCTACGGTGAACGACGAAACTCACGACATGACGTACAACGGGCGGCCGTTCCGGGACTACCGTGACGTTGTCGCGTTGTTCATCGACCCCGCCTACACCTATGACCGGCTGACCAATATCATCATCCGCGACATCGGTCAGAACTCCGGTCCTGGCTATGATCCGGATGCCAGCCGGGCTTGGGTTTGGGCTGTCACGGTTGAATCCGGTGCGGTTCCGGAGCCTTCCTCATTCGCCCTTTTCGGTGCTGGTCTGGTTGTCCTGGCCTATGTTCGCCGGCGTCGCCAATAA
- a CDS encoding carboxypeptidase-like regulatory domain-containing protein encodes MRFRCIAPTAAVCALILLSSAVQAQSSAALSGQIVDPSKANIVGAKVTLTDLQRGTTRTATSNEAGVYIFDPVDPGQYSLKAQAKGFAELQLNHIELKVRDRQSLKLELALETTTTAVTVEGQTVGISADVSAGATVEEDFLRHLPVNGRTVNALVQMAPGIVAGVGPGGELNSNGLRSNTNYYMLDGVSYGSSGGGGMIGGGGPGGGGGMMGGGGPGGGGGGGLGVNGPSLDTLQEVRIQTSTFAPEFGRTPGAQISMTSRGGTNAIHGSLYEYFRNDKFNANDWFANEAGLSRGAMKQNQFGGTVGGPLVKDKTFLFGSVDAALRQVPQTVVANVPSLLARNAAPAVLRPYLRAFPLANGEDLDNGAARFTAVTTNPQNRKSYAIRADHTIAPGNVLFARYSYTPSDSEQRGSEFLAPSVMTSQDSSSHTVTGAWIKSLGSHVVNDLRANFTTSKFSSSGVMDSFGGAIPLKSAVVFPSGVDTTNGSFSLSVLGLSSYTFGARGGNDQKQINVVDGLSITAGSHSYKAGFDYRRSTVTNHNVPYSVNATFNGLGPDEGSLLSGTATNVSVSSNVAAVYPQTVNYSAYIQDTWHVSAATTITYGIRWDINPAPSVSQGERPFAISSFLSSRVTQGEALYDTRWSDISPRLGFVRQIRSTPGKEWVVRGGFGVFHDIGYGTSMSAFSGAPYSNVRTLTLAPFPLYASDLVDPGLPATKPFGRLGAADRGLRSPSIRQWNLTLERSYGPGQVLSVGYAGTSGKNLMRTESQPSFSDDYDLLTLATNGAESSYHALQVQFRRRYMKNLQTQVSYTWSHSIDTASNDLGLGGFATLLDSERGNSDYDVRHNLNVSGSYLLPSPKDSFITKALKNWYADFMFTARAGTSFDIVGVSSTSSAGAGGSGQGLFAQVRPDYNGQLVWLVDNTVPGAQRLNRAAFDSPSGYAQGNLGRNALRGLGLTQLDLSLRRRVDLGEHGALHVSVSALNLMNHPSFANPSRNEGANMTSVNFGVSTRTQAGGGFGSLYQSGGPRSLEFVLRYQF; translated from the coding sequence ATGCGCTTCAGGTGTATCGCGCCTACGGCGGCAGTGTGTGCGTTGATCCTATTGAGTTCAGCCGTTCAGGCGCAATCGAGCGCGGCTCTGTCCGGGCAGATCGTTGATCCGAGCAAGGCGAACATTGTTGGCGCAAAGGTGACTCTGACGGATTTGCAGCGCGGTACGACGCGGACCGCAACGTCGAACGAAGCTGGTGTTTACATCTTCGATCCGGTGGACCCGGGCCAGTATTCCCTAAAGGCGCAGGCCAAGGGATTCGCCGAGTTGCAGCTCAACCACATCGAACTGAAGGTTCGGGACCGGCAGTCGCTCAAGTTGGAGTTGGCGCTGGAGACCACAACCACAGCGGTCACGGTGGAAGGCCAGACCGTCGGCATCTCGGCCGATGTTTCGGCGGGGGCCACGGTGGAAGAGGACTTCCTGCGGCATCTGCCCGTGAATGGCCGGACCGTGAATGCCCTGGTGCAAATGGCACCCGGCATCGTGGCGGGCGTGGGCCCGGGCGGAGAATTGAACTCCAACGGCCTGAGGTCCAACACCAATTACTACATGCTGGACGGCGTGAGCTATGGCTCGTCCGGAGGCGGCGGCATGATAGGCGGTGGGGGACCCGGTGGGGGTGGCGGCATGATGGGCGGTGGTGGACCAGGTGGCGGAGGCGGGGGCGGTCTGGGTGTCAACGGACCGAGTCTGGACACGCTGCAAGAGGTACGCATCCAAACCTCGACTTTCGCGCCGGAGTTCGGCCGTACGCCGGGCGCCCAGATTTCTATGACGAGCCGGGGCGGGACAAACGCGATCCATGGCTCGCTCTATGAATACTTCCGCAACGACAAATTCAACGCCAACGACTGGTTTGCCAATGAGGCTGGGTTGTCGCGCGGAGCAATGAAGCAGAACCAGTTCGGCGGCACGGTGGGTGGCCCGCTGGTGAAGGACAAGACGTTCCTGTTCGGTTCGGTCGACGCGGCGCTGAGGCAGGTGCCCCAGACGGTGGTCGCCAATGTGCCCTCGCTGCTGGCGCGCAACGCGGCTCCGGCGGTTTTGCGGCCCTACCTTCGAGCCTTCCCATTGGCGAACGGTGAGGATCTGGACAACGGCGCGGCCCGGTTCACGGCCGTCACCACGAATCCTCAGAACCGGAAGAGCTACGCGATCCGCGCGGATCACACGATCGCTCCGGGCAACGTGCTGTTTGCCCGGTACAGCTATACCCCTTCCGACAGTGAGCAGAGAGGTTCGGAGTTCCTAGCCCCGAGTGTGATGACGTCGCAGGACTCCAGCTCGCACACGGTGACGGGCGCCTGGATCAAGTCTCTAGGCTCACATGTGGTGAACGATCTGCGTGCCAACTTCACAACCAGCAAGTTCTCGTCCTCGGGTGTGATGGATAGCTTCGGCGGCGCGATTCCTTTGAAATCGGCCGTCGTCTTTCCGTCGGGCGTCGATACAACGAATGGTTCGTTCAGCCTGAGCGTTCTTGGTCTCTCCAGCTATACCTTTGGGGCACGCGGTGGCAACGACCAGAAGCAGATTAATGTTGTGGACGGCTTGAGCATCACGGCGGGGTCGCACTCCTACAAGGCTGGATTCGACTACCGGCGTTCGACGGTGACGAACCACAACGTGCCTTATTCGGTCAATGCCACGTTCAACGGTCTGGGGCCGGACGAGGGATCGCTGCTATCGGGTACCGCCACGAACGTTTCGGTGAGTTCCAACGTGGCCGCGGTCTATCCGCAGACGGTGAACTACTCGGCCTACATTCAGGACACGTGGCATGTCAGCGCCGCGACCACCATCACCTACGGCATCCGTTGGGACATCAATCCGGCGCCTTCGGTTTCCCAGGGCGAACGGCCCTTTGCGATCTCCTCGTTCCTCTCGTCGCGCGTGACGCAGGGTGAGGCGCTATACGATACGCGCTGGTCCGACATCTCTCCGCGGCTGGGATTTGTGCGGCAGATTCGCTCCACGCCCGGCAAGGAATGGGTGGTGCGGGGCGGCTTTGGTGTGTTTCACGACATCGGATATGGCACGAGCATGAGCGCCTTCTCCGGTGCGCCGTACTCCAACGTCCGCACGCTCACGCTCGCGCCGTTCCCGCTTTATGCGAGCGATCTGGTGGATCCGGGCCTGCCGGCGACCAAGCCTTTCGGGCGGCTGGGGGCGGCGGATCGCGGATTGCGGTCTCCCTCGATCCGGCAATGGAATCTGACGTTGGAGCGCTCGTACGGACCCGGCCAAGTGCTGAGTGTCGGCTACGCGGGCACCAGCGGCAAGAACCTGATGAGGACCGAGAGCCAGCCATCGTTCTCCGACGACTACGATTTGCTGACTCTGGCCACAAACGGCGCCGAATCGTCCTATCACGCGCTGCAGGTGCAGTTCCGGCGGCGGTATATGAAGAACCTGCAGACGCAGGTCAGCTACACGTGGTCGCACTCCATCGACACAGCCTCGAACGACCTTGGGCTGGGCGGATTCGCCACCTTGTTGGACAGCGAGCGCGGCAACTCGGACTATGACGTCCGGCACAACCTGAATGTCAGCGGATCTTACCTGTTGCCGTCGCCCAAGGATTCGTTCATCACCAAGGCCCTGAAGAACTGGTACGCCGATTTCATGTTCACGGCGCGGGCCGGCACTTCGTTTGACATCGTCGGCGTCAGTTCAACCTCTAGCGCGGGTGCGGGCGGTTCGGGCCAGGGACTGTTCGCCCAGGTTCGCCCCGACTACAACGGTCAACTCGTGTGGCTGGTGGACAACACGGTGCCAGGCGCACAGCGGCTGAACCGGGCGGCCTTCGACAGCCCCAGCGGGTACGCGCAAGGCAACCTGGGCCGGAACGCGCTGCGGGGGTTGGGCCTGACGCAGTTGGACCTGTCGCTGCGCCGGCGGGTTGACCTCGGTGAGCACGGTGCGCTTCACGTCTCGGTCTCGGCGCTGAACCTGATGAATCACCCCAGTTTCGCGAATCCGTCCCGGAACGAGGGCGCGAACATGACCAGCGTGAATTTTGGTGTCTCGACCCGGACACAGGCCGGGGGCGGGTTTGGATCTTTGTATCAGAGCGGCGGACCGCGATCGCTCGAGTTTGTTCTGCGGTACCAGTTTTAG
- a CDS encoding histidine phosphatase family protein → MSTIYLFRHGQAGLRDDYDRLSELGHQQARQLGAFVAREGLRFDKVIVGGLRRQRETAEAVLAALDAAGLAPNAVEHDRNWNEFDLDIVYEGIAPQIASADEQFRAEFEAQQNLVRAGDGAIHRTWTAADTTVMRAWIEGAYPCPGESWAGFVDRIRTAGDRFRDLPAGARLAVFTSATPISIWGAAAFDSRDPSHIMRLAASSVNSSITILHWRHGELYLASFNATPHLTDARQRTFR, encoded by the coding sequence TTGAGCACCATTTATCTGTTTCGCCACGGCCAGGCAGGGCTGCGTGACGACTACGACCGTCTGTCCGAACTCGGCCACCAGCAGGCCCGGCAACTGGGCGCCTTCGTCGCCCGTGAGGGTCTGCGATTTGACAAGGTGATCGTCGGAGGATTGCGCCGCCAGCGGGAGACCGCCGAGGCCGTTCTGGCGGCCCTCGATGCGGCCGGGCTCGCCCCGAACGCGGTCGAACACGACCGGAATTGGAATGAGTTTGATTTAGATATTGTTTACGAAGGAATTGCCCCGCAAATTGCCTCGGCGGACGAACAATTTCGCGCGGAATTCGAGGCCCAGCAGAACTTGGTGCGGGCCGGCGACGGCGCCATCCACCGCACCTGGACGGCCGCCGATACCACGGTGATGCGCGCCTGGATCGAGGGTGCCTATCCCTGCCCTGGCGAGTCGTGGGCCGGCTTCGTCGACCGCATCCGGACCGCGGGCGACCGGTTTCGCGACCTCCCCGCGGGTGCGCGCCTGGCTGTCTTCACCTCGGCCACACCCATCTCCATCTGGGGCGCGGCGGCCTTCGACAGCCGGGATCCGTCACACATCATGAGGCTCGCCGCGTCGTCGGTGAACTCCAGCATCACCATTCTGCATTGGCGTCACGGCGAGCTATATCTCGCTTCCTTCAATGCGACGCCACACCTCACGGACGCACGCCAGCGGACGTTCCGCTAA
- a CDS encoding NAD-dependent epimerase/dehydratase family protein: MRRHTSRTHASGRSAKLFSMSSSGPFLILGCGYTGRRAARRLLTRGFEVWATARGSLELPGVRVVPFDLDNRQSIEELGRLVPSGIAVLHSVPVLPGPAEATRAILHALGSKPRRIVYLSTTGVYGAKCEVDEHTPPAPLTESSRLRVQAEQLVLQGRWSGMVLRPAAIYGPGRGAHVSIPRGTFHLAGDGMNFVSRIHVDDLAALAEAALLTNVTGGWPVADEEPARSREMAEFVCDLLSCPMPQSIAMEELHETRRADRRVDGRAVCRLLDVRLQYPSYRVGIPASL; encoded by the coding sequence ATGCGACGCCACACCTCACGGACGCACGCCAGCGGACGTTCCGCTAAGCTCTTCTCCATGTCGTCCAGCGGGCCATTTCTCATCCTGGGTTGCGGCTACACCGGACGGCGCGCCGCCCGGCGCCTGCTCACCCGAGGTTTCGAGGTTTGGGCGACCGCCCGCGGCTCGCTGGAACTTCCTGGAGTTCGAGTCGTACCGTTCGACCTCGACAACCGCCAATCTATTGAAGAATTGGGGAGGCTCGTTCCTTCCGGGATCGCCGTGCTGCACTCCGTGCCGGTGCTTCCGGGCCCGGCGGAGGCCACGCGGGCGATCCTGCACGCCCTGGGTAGCAAGCCACGACGCATTGTTTACCTCTCCACGACAGGCGTCTATGGGGCGAAATGCGAGGTGGACGAACATACTCCGCCGGCTCCGTTGACCGAATCGTCGCGGCTACGGGTTCAGGCGGAACAGCTCGTCCTCCAGGGGCGCTGGTCCGGGATGGTACTTCGGCCCGCCGCGATTTACGGACCAGGGCGCGGCGCCCACGTCTCCATCCCGCGTGGCACGTTTCATTTGGCCGGAGATGGCATGAATTTTGTTTCACGAATTCACGTCGATGATCTTGCGGCGCTGGCCGAAGCCGCCTTGTTAACAAATGTGACAGGCGGTTGGCCGGTCGCCGACGAGGAGCCCGCCCGCTCCCGTGAGATGGCTGAATTCGTCTGCGATCTACTTTCCTGCCCCATGCCGCAAAGCATTGCAATGGAAGAACTTCATGAGACCAGAAGAGCAGACCGCCGGGTTGACGGACGCGCTGTCTGCCGACTTCTTGATGTCCGGTTACAGTATCCGTCCTATCGCGTTGGCATCCCCGCCAGCCTGTAA